One genomic region from Buteo buteo chromosome 12, bButBut1.hap1.1, whole genome shotgun sequence encodes:
- the CKAP2L gene encoding cytoskeleton-associated protein 2-like produces MDRAGAAAQEERRRQLPEYQAAKENLKCLSAKPFLKDRENHLDRPLETVSKLDHVDRNKKDILRNMTKGTQRDGKIAAKSTQHAGHAAQQKSSNTFQRAAVVHPEQKRKSAKLPVGLVPSMSHSTQPRGRLQASASGHLNPERNKKPAQETVTTAALQTGSDHPAPGARCSLNEGLRDRLVCNKENVRAQASTTPVLNRVFQSDGSNLRNKRFLAHRQSSATMSRTIMGPKDRINSHQAKEEPIQDKVRKTVPGSKNVSQRPIIKTQPLQPPQLLTTSSNLLHKNPGANQKQTNRARQPIGKPLGILPVGNLNYHSRPPQTKRSPTKPVASSRPQGTTTLKSSLKPGGTTQWRKPTAKGEVDRKDMKVVPPGPTAASLVTVPQNQPRSTHSSKTQATESDFRSRRERLKPELPKASGMQARRVPKTPSAADRKKQLQEWLASKGKTYKRPPMMLLQKEAVKLSCRTVKEKEEQKKPEQLCLEKINNILTECLKLIEEGVQAEEISAVLSHVPQAEKFAKFWTCKAKLLARSGPFDVMGLYKAAVCAGAVPLQELREVVLDILKAADQTSEGEKAEQPIPWEPTTPCPSERQQVVATPCMTGKPLTSLPISIKLQVTSASRGKELPEGQELKLVTPVRRSLRIGWAGSRYPEMLKDHDPVVSSLSEILDAEEETQFFFRKNEALPEVTELEGLSLYPPECC; encoded by the exons ATGGATCGGGCAGGGGCGGCCGCGCAGG AAGAGCGGAGAAGACAGCTCCCAGAGTACCAAGCAgccaaagaaaatctgaaatgccTAAGTGCAAA ACCCTTTCTAAAGGACCGGGAGAATCACCTGGATCGACCCTTAGAAACAGTTTCTAAGCTAGACCAT GTTGACAGGAACAAGAAGGATATTCTCAGAAACATGACGAAAGGCACTCAGAGGGATGGCAAGATTGCTGCCAAATCCACACAGCACGCTGGCCACGCTGCTCAGCAGAAGTCTTCAAATACGTTCCAGAGAGCAGCGGTGGTGCAtccagagcagaagagaaagagtgCAAAGCTTCCTGTGGGGCTCGTGCCAAGCATGAGCCACTCTACGCAGCCCAGAGGGAGGCTCCAAGCTTCAGCCTCTGGTCACCTAAATCCAGAAAGGAACAAGAAGCCTGCACAGGAGACTGTCACCACTGCAGCACTTCAGACTGGAAGCGACCACCCCGCTCCTGGGGCGCGTTGCTCCCTAAATGAGGGCCTGCGGGACAGGCTGGTctgcaacaaagaaaatgtCCGAGCACAAGCCTCTACAACCCCTGTGCTGAACAGAGTTTTTCAGTCTGATGGAAGCAATCTCAGGAACAAAAGGTTTTTGGCTCACAGGCAAAGCTCAGCCACGATGTCAAGAACCATCATGGGCCCAAAGGACAGAATTAATAGCCACCAGGCTAAGGAAGAGCCGATTCAGGATAAAGTCAGGAAAACCGTGCCAGGCTCCAAGAATGTGTCTCAAAGACCAATTATCAAAACTCAGCCCTTGCAGCCCCCTCAGTTACTTACTACTTCTTCTAATTTGCTACATAAAAACCCAGGTgcaaaccagaaacaaacaaatagaGCAAGACAACCCATAGGAAAGCCACTTGGCATACTTCCAGTGGGAAATCTTAACTACCACAGCAGACCCCCGCAAACGAAAAGATCTCCCACAAAGCCTGTGGCCTCCAGCAGGCCCCAGGGAACCACAACCCTGAAATCCAGCCTGAAACCAGGTGGCACCACGCAATGGCGAAAGCCCACAGCTAAAGGGGAGGTGGATAGGAAGGACATGAAGGTGGTGCCTCCTGGACCCACAGCAGCATCCCTAGTGACAGTCCCCCAAAACCAGCCTCGCAGCACACACAGCTCCAAAACTCAAGCAACTGAGAGTGATTTTAGGAGTAGGAGAGAGAGGCTTAAACCAGAGCTGCCGAAGGCAAGTGGAATGCAGGCTAGGCGTGTTCCCAAGACCCCATCGGCTGCAGATCGTAA GAAACAGCTGCAGGAGTGGTTGGCATCCAAAGGCAAGACATACAAGCGGCCACCTATGATGCTGCTTCAGAAAGAGGCAGTGAAGCTGTCCTGCAGAACTGtcaaggagaaagaagagcaaaagaaaccagagcagctctgcctggagAAGATCAACAACATATTAACTGAGTGCCTGAAGCTCATTGAGGAG GGTGTCCAGGCAGAGGAGATCTCTGCAGTGCTGTCCCACGTGCCCCAGGCAGAGAAATTTGCCAAGTTCTGGACCTGCAAAGCAAAACTGCTCGCCCGGAGCGGCCCTTTTGACGTGATGGGGTTGTACAAAGCAGCAGTCTGCGCTGGTGCTGTG CCACTCCAGGAGCTCAGAGAAGTTGTCCTTGATATTTTAAAGGCTGCAGACCAAACATCAGAAG GGGAAAAGGCTGAGCAGCCCATTCCTTGGGAGCCTACAACGCCTTGCCCGAGTGAGAGGCAGCAGGTGGTAGCAACTCCCTGCATGACGGGGAAGCCCCTGACCAGCCTGCCCATCTCAATCAAGTTACAAGTTACCTCTGCGTCCAG AGGAAAGGAGTTACCAGAAGGCCAGGAGCTGAAACTCGTGACACCAGTGCGGCGCTCGCTGCGGATAGGGTGGGCTGGGAGCCGCTACCCAGAGATGCTGAAGGACCACGACCCTGTGGTGTCATCCCTCAGTGAAATCCTGGATGCTGAGGAGGAGACTCAGTTCTTCTTCCGGAAAAAcgaggctttgccagaggtgaCGGAGCTGGAGGGTTTGAGTTTGTATCCCCCAGAGTGCTGCTGA
- the LOC142037670 gene encoding interleukin-1 beta-like isoform X1 has product MAFVPDLDTLESSSLNEETFYGPDCLCPQKKPCLDSEGTSPGVDIKVTVTKGHPARTFRQAAVLVVAVTKLQKQPVHKDFADSDLGGFLEDIFGMGGWCWRCHSSWGMLLGNVLRPGTISISLTISLPAEPISFQQIEDTYARAPVYRYTRSQSFDIFDIDHKCFVLESPTQLVALHLQGPSARWKVKLNIALYRPPSSQGGPATGRMPVALGIKGYQLYMSCVMSGTEPVLQLEEADIRKDIESVELTRFIFFRLDSLRDGTTRFESAAFPGWFICTSLQPRQPVGITNQPDQVNIATYKLSGR; this is encoded by the exons ATGGCGTTCGTCCCCGATTTGGACACACTGGAGAGCAGCAG CCTGAATGAGGAGACGTTTTATGGCCCCGACTGCCTCTGCCCGCAGAAG aaACCCTGCCTGGACTCAGAGGGGACATCACCTGGGGTGGACATCAAGGTCACAGTGACCAAGGGACACCCTGCCAGGACCTTTCGCCAGGCTGCTGTCCTCGTGGTGGCCGTGACCAAGCTCCAGAAGCAGCCGGTGCACAAGGACTTTGCCGACAGTGACCTTGGGGGCTTCCTGGAGGATATTTTCGGTATGGGGGGGTGGTGTTGGAGGTGTCACTCCAGCTGGGGGATGCTCTTGGGGAATGTTCTCAGACCAGGGACCATCAGCATCTCCCTGAccatctccctccctgcagagcccATCTCCTTCCAGCAGATCGAGGACACCTATGCCAGGGCGCCCGTCTATCGCTACACCCGCTCCCAGTCCTTCGACATCTTCGACATTGACCACAAGTGCTTCGTGCTAGAGTCACCCACCCAGCTGGTGGCCCTGCACCTGCAGGGACCCTCTGCCAGATGGAAAG tgaagcTCAACATCGCTCTGTACCGTCCCCCGTCATCGCAGGGTGGCCCAGCGACTGGGCGGATGCCGGTGGCCTTGGGCATTAAGGGTTACCAACTCTACATGTCGTGTGTGATGAGCGGCACTGAGCCCGTGCTACAGCTGGAG GAAGCTGACATCAGGAAGGACATTGAGAGCGTGGAGCTGACCCGCTTCATCTTCTTCCGCCTGGACAGCCTGCGTGATGGGACCACCCGCTTCGAGTCGGCCGCCTTCCCTGGCTGGTTCATCTGcacctccctgcagccccgccAGCCTGTCGGCATCACCAACCAGCCCGACCAGGTCAACATTGCCACCTACAAGCTGAGCGGGCGCTGA
- the LOC142037670 gene encoding interleukin-1 receptor antagonist protein-like isoform X3 — protein sequence MAFVPDLDTLESSSLNEETFYGPDCLCPQKKPCLDSEGTSPGVDIKVTVTKGHPARTFRQAAVLVVAVTKLQKQPVHKDFADSDLGGFLEDIFEPISFQQIEDTYARAPVYRYTRSQSFDIFDIDHKCFVLESPTQLVALHLQGPSARWKVKLNIALYRPPSSQGGPATGRMPVALGIKGYQLYMSCVMSGTEPVLQLEEADIRKDIESVELTRFIFFRLDSLRDGTTRFESAAFPGWFICTSLQPRQPVGITNQPDQVNIATYKLSGR from the exons ATGGCGTTCGTCCCCGATTTGGACACACTGGAGAGCAGCAG CCTGAATGAGGAGACGTTTTATGGCCCCGACTGCCTCTGCCCGCAGAAG aaACCCTGCCTGGACTCAGAGGGGACATCACCTGGGGTGGACATCAAGGTCACAGTGACCAAGGGACACCCTGCCAGGACCTTTCGCCAGGCTGCTGTCCTCGTGGTGGCCGTGACCAAGCTCCAGAAGCAGCCGGTGCACAAGGACTTTGCCGACAGTGACCTTGGGGGCTTCCTGGAGGATATTTTCG agcccATCTCCTTCCAGCAGATCGAGGACACCTATGCCAGGGCGCCCGTCTATCGCTACACCCGCTCCCAGTCCTTCGACATCTTCGACATTGACCACAAGTGCTTCGTGCTAGAGTCACCCACCCAGCTGGTGGCCCTGCACCTGCAGGGACCCTCTGCCAGATGGAAAG tgaagcTCAACATCGCTCTGTACCGTCCCCCGTCATCGCAGGGTGGCCCAGCGACTGGGCGGATGCCGGTGGCCTTGGGCATTAAGGGTTACCAACTCTACATGTCGTGTGTGATGAGCGGCACTGAGCCCGTGCTACAGCTGGAG GAAGCTGACATCAGGAAGGACATTGAGAGCGTGGAGCTGACCCGCTTCATCTTCTTCCGCCTGGACAGCCTGCGTGATGGGACCACCCGCTTCGAGTCGGCCGCCTTCCCTGGCTGGTTCATCTGcacctccctgcagccccgccAGCCTGTCGGCATCACCAACCAGCCCGACCAGGTCAACATTGCCACCTACAAGCTGAGCGGGCGCTGA
- the LOC142037670 gene encoding interleukin-1 receptor antagonist protein-like isoform X2, translating to MAFVPDLDTLESSSLNEETFYGPDCLCPQKVTPGLWEQRDTHDGEAELSPHISFPPQKPCLDSEGTSPGVDIKVTVTKGHPARTFRQAAVLVVAVTKLQKQPVHKDFADSDLGGFLEDIFEPISFQQIEDTYARAPVYRYTRSQSFDIFDIDHKCFVLESPTQLVALHLQGPSARWKVKLNIALYRPPSSQGGPATGRMPVALGIKGYQLYMSCVMSGTEPVLQLEEADIRKDIESVELTRFIFFRLDSLRDGTTRFESAAFPGWFICTSLQPRQPVGITNQPDQVNIATYKLSGR from the exons ATGGCGTTCGTCCCCGATTTGGACACACTGGAGAGCAGCAG CCTGAATGAGGAGACGTTTTATGGCCCCGACTGCCTCTGCCCGCAGAAGGTAACACCGGGTTTGTGGGAACAGCGAGACACCCATGATGGGGAAGCCGAGCTCTCACCCCacatctcctttcctccccagaaACCCTGCCTGGACTCAGAGGGGACATCACCTGGGGTGGACATCAAGGTCACAGTGACCAAGGGACACCCTGCCAGGACCTTTCGCCAGGCTGCTGTCCTCGTGGTGGCCGTGACCAAGCTCCAGAAGCAGCCGGTGCACAAGGACTTTGCCGACAGTGACCTTGGGGGCTTCCTGGAGGATATTTTCG agcccATCTCCTTCCAGCAGATCGAGGACACCTATGCCAGGGCGCCCGTCTATCGCTACACCCGCTCCCAGTCCTTCGACATCTTCGACATTGACCACAAGTGCTTCGTGCTAGAGTCACCCACCCAGCTGGTGGCCCTGCACCTGCAGGGACCCTCTGCCAGATGGAAAG tgaagcTCAACATCGCTCTGTACCGTCCCCCGTCATCGCAGGGTGGCCCAGCGACTGGGCGGATGCCGGTGGCCTTGGGCATTAAGGGTTACCAACTCTACATGTCGTGTGTGATGAGCGGCACTGAGCCCGTGCTACAGCTGGAG GAAGCTGACATCAGGAAGGACATTGAGAGCGTGGAGCTGACCCGCTTCATCTTCTTCCGCCTGGACAGCCTGCGTGATGGGACCACCCGCTTCGAGTCGGCCGCCTTCCCTGGCTGGTTCATCTGcacctccctgcagccccgccAGCCTGTCGGCATCACCAACCAGCCCGACCAGGTCAACATTGCCACCTACAAGCTGAGCGGGCGCTGA